Proteins found in one Leguminivora glycinivorella isolate SPB_JAAS2020 chromosome 4, LegGlyc_1.1, whole genome shotgun sequence genomic segment:
- the LOC125225132 gene encoding PRL-1 phosphatase, with protein sequence MKQKDIRPAPSLIEYKGMRFLITDRPSDVTIQSYLQELRKHNVCVVVRVCEPSYDVGPLKAENIEVRDLAYDDGTFPPANVVDEWFEILRDKAQNKPEAGVAVHCVAGLGRAPVMVAIALIELGMKYEEAVETIRDQRRGAINSKQLSYLEKYRPKSRLKKNGHKNSCCVQ encoded by the exons ATGAAGCAGAAGGATATCCGGCCGGCGCCCTCGCTAATCGAGTACAAGGGAATGCGGTTCCTGATCACGGACCGCCCCTCTGACGTCACCATCCAGTCATACCTACAG GAGCTGCGCAAGCACAACGTATGCGTCGTGGTCCGCGTCTGCGAGCCCAGCTACGACGTCGGCCCCCTCAAGGCCGAGAACATCGAGGTTCGCGACCTGGCCTATGACGACGGCACCTTCCCGCCCGCCAACGTCGTTGACGAGTGGTTCGAGATCTTGCGCGACAA GGCCCAAAACAAGCCGGAAGCGGGCGTGGCGGTGCACTGCGTGGCCGGGCTCGGGCGGGCGCCCGTCATGGTGGCCATCGCGCTCATCGAGCTCGGCATGAAGTACGAGGAGGCCGTCGAGACCATCCGAGA CCAACGCCGCGGCGCAATAAACTCGAAGCAGCTGTCGTACCTCGAGAAGTACCGGCCCAAGTCCCGCCTCAAGAAGAACGGTCACAAGAACTCCTGTTGTGTGCAGTAA